In Cryptococcus gattii WM276 chromosome B, complete sequence, the DNA window AGGCTGGCACGCCCAGGACTATGCCCGGTACCCCCGGTACAGCTACAGGCACGGCTACTCCCGCCGAGAGTGTGGCGACGGATGGAACGGTGGATGATGTCGCTGATGGCTTGGCCAAGttgatggagaagaagaaaaagaagaagaagatgacTAGGAACGAGCTGAAGGCTcaagaggagaggaggagattgagaaAGTTGAACTGGCTTACTTATGGTGGTGAGTCTTTCATTCCTGACCATCTTTGTAAATTGTGTGTTGTAAACTGACTTGTCTTGTGTTTTAGGTGAGCGTGAGCCCGACACAGATGACGAGTAAGAATTATAGAGAGTCAAAGAGGTGTCAAGTTGTAAACCTTTTCTCAAAACAATAGAATAGATGCGGTCGTGTCTGTGCTCGTTTTACagtcttctttttctcaAATCGGTTTTTCTTTACCTTATCTTTCTTTTTTATTATTGATTGTGTAATTATACCTTAATGGAGTAGTCTAGTATCCTTTCTGATTATGGAACTCCTATTTATGCATGCGAATGATGGATATGTCATGTTGATCTAATGAttctcttcattccctAGCTGCAACAAGCTGTTCTATGAATAGGCCGACAAAGCATCTGACATCAGGCGCCAATGAGTCGTTTACTTCATCTGTTCTACCGTTTAGCTTGCGTACTCTTAATCTACAGGTTTTAAAAGCTTACGAGATATTTTTGGAACGCCTCGGGATAACGGGCACCTTGAACCTCGAAAGCCGAAGCTAGCTTGTTAAGAGCCTCGAGCTCTTCACTGTCGAGCTTAACATTTATGGCAGAAACATTCTCTCGGATTCGACCAACATTAGTTGATCCAGGGATAGGGATCGCCTACAATCATAACATTTAGTTGATACAGCCAAAGCCACCAATTTCAAAGTCGAAAACTTACAAACTCTGATTGGGCAAGGATCCAAGCCAACGCTAACTGCCCAGTGGTCAcgcccttcttcttcgcaATCTCCTCGACCTGGTCCACCAATTTTTGGTTCTCGTAGAACGCTTGGCCCTAGAACCTAGGGGCCATGGTCCTGGCATCACCGGCGGGGATATCCTCGAATTTCTCGTACCTACGCGTGAGTTGGCCTTGCCCAAGGGGGGAATAAGCCAAGATCGGGACAGAATGGGCGGTGCACCAGGCGACGGAGTCGCGGATCGAGGGCTCGTATGAGAATAAGGAGACTTCAATCTCATTGACAGCGATGGGGCAAATCTAGTAGATCTTGTCAGCTAGATAAAACTGGGTAGACCAGGATGAAGGATTACCTTGTGGGCTTTCTCGAGAGAAGCAGCCGACATCTCACTGACACCGATAGCCTTGACGGATCCTTCCTTTATGAGTTGAGCCATGTTGGTGAAGATGATTTCGACGGCAGTTTCACTCAGTCGAGCGAGGCAATATACGTCCAACTCCTTATCGCCTAGAATAGCCTTCACTTGTTCTATTTCATTTCGGAAGAAGCTTATGCTATAAAAGTTTTCTTTTGGTCAAGGGAACAGTATCCACACGAGAGTGGTGGGAAATTGAGACTTACTCATCGCCCTTGACAGGAGACCACGTCTTCACATCCAGTCCACCTTTCACAATCAAGACAACCTTGGAAATGTATTCAGGGTACTTGTCGAAAAAGGCTCTGATGAGCTTGAGGTTGGCTGTGGGATCGGAGGCGGGTCCATAGAAGGTAGCAGTAGACCAGCAGTTGGCACCAGAATCGACAGCCGTCCTGTCAACTATATCAGTATTCTACCATTCGGTCCTTTTTCTACGCAACAGAGACCTACTTCATGGCTGCAAAGGCATCTTCGTGGAAGGAATGCCCAGAGTTAGCTAAAAAGCCTGGGGTGGTAAAGCCCAAGAGACCATAGCTGTCGATGGCAGCGTCAGGAGCAAGTACACAAAACAGAGCTCAATAATAACTTACCCTAGTCGACTGACAGTCTTACCAACAACAAGGGTTGTAGGAGAAGTATTAGCGACCATGGTGCCCAAGTAGTCTGAGTGTGATCGCAGTTATCGGTCGGTCTGTGATCGGTGTTTGAACGACTCTTTGTTCTTGTCTTCCTTAGATGATGTTATATATATCGCCGAACCTCAGCGTTGACATTAGATGAAGTAAATGCCGGATGTGCACAACAAAGAATACGTAGGAGGGGACCGCAGCCGAATGAGTTTTTAGCCGCCGGGCAACTGCAGCGGCTTGTTTGATGCCGTCCTCGGTGGCCGAAGGAAGAGACAGCGCGGTGTCGACGACAGATTACTTCATCATCAGGGCCCGCCAAGGAGACCTCCTTCACCTTACTTCATCAGGACGCAATGTCGGCCCGGGTCAAGGAAAAAAACTATCGACTGGCAGGATATGACATGGAAGGTGTAACTGGCTTTGTGCGGCGATGGCGTTCTTGCCATTCGCTAAGACTTTCTTTGGGGTGCATGAAGGGGTGGATGCAACTCTGTACGTAAGTGGCGTAGGAACGGCAGCTGGACCAGCTGGTTTTATCTTTTACAATTTGTGAAGCGAGGCTATAAGTAGGCATTATCGTGGATCAACGCGAATAAATCAAAATGTGTGCTCACCGTttcaccttcttcaagTTGGTGCTGCCAAAAaaacttcttcttttgcaCTGTTTGGACGTTCCCACTCTCGTCATTGGGTTCCTGATTGTAGGAAATTTAAACTCGTTTCTCTTTGTTGTCGATCCTATGCATGAGCATTAGAACATAAAACATTTAATCGATGATTAGTCAAACTAATCCCCCTAATGAGCACGCTTCCGTCTTAGCTATATTGATTGAATGGGTAATCAGGTGAACAGATGAAAACACAGACCAAGTGTTTCACAAAAACATTTTTCCTCCGCAATTTGTGGCTTATGTATGAGGAATAAATGTACGAGGGGAGCATGTTTGCAAGCTAGAATCTCAATTATACATTCTTTTGAACAAAAATAAACCGAACTTCTCGATTTCTGAATTATACTCTGAAAGTCCCGCGAAAATATTATTGAACTCTTTGTCGACTTCTGTCttttttattattatttttaATTTTTATTTAAgtttctctttctccttctaAGGTGTGATTCCCTTTTCTTCGTTCTCTCTAGTTGCCCGCCGGAGCTTACTTAAAGCAGATGAGAGCAGCGGAAGACGCATCAATTTCAAGGACGCCGTTGTTAAGAGACTCCTCCGTGACTTGTCCAGTTGGTTTGCCATCTTCAGTGTCGAAAGACTGACCAGCCCAAGTACTGAACCTTTCGTCAGTGTCTAGTTCAGGCGCAGTGAGATGAATTAAGAGGGACACTTACAGTCCGCGCATTGCAGTGGTTTGCGGCGCAAACAACCTCTTCACGGTTGCGTTCCTTCCCTCTGCCCCAACAAGGTTGATCTCAAACTTGCTCCTTCCCTGTTGAGCTGCTTCATCATCGGTGGTGTAAACCTCGGTGTTTGTAACCACCATCCGGACTAAATCTTCATTTTCCCAAATACCATATGCCACCACGTTATCGTTTGCGGTACTAATTTCGGCAACGTAAGAGTTTCCGTTGGTGCCAATTGCTTCGTTGACAATAAGAGCGGCATGGTAAGCAGGAAGAATGTGAGCTCGATCGGTCAAGTTGAGTCCATCGTTGAATTCAGCATCGGTAGCGACGGGTTGGAAGAAATTGTAGCGGAATCCGACACCGTGGTGGAAGTGCATACGCTCGACACCCAACGAAGCAAGTTGAAGCATCCAGTCAATGGCCCATAGGGCTCCTTCGGCGGTGTTACTGGTACCAGGCTGACCGTGGCTGCTCCTTGTTAGTCTCTGCAAGTTTCATGATCGTCTTGATTCTACTCACTTGCCGTATGAATTACCTTCAGACTACAACGTAAATCAGCCAGAATATCAATGTGGATGGTAGAAAGTTGTAAGGAAACTTACGAAGACGTATTGCAGACCGTGACTCTTGACAGCACTTAGTCCATCGGTCCGAGTGGTAACGTTTGTTCGTACAGTTTCCTTGTCCATCAAACCACCCACAGGGGTCAAAGGATAACCATAACCGAAAGCGCCCGAGTAGACATGCTGATTATACTGCTTGATAACAGCTCGGAGTTCGTTGTCCAAAATTCCAGCCTCAATAGTAGATTGAGGTGTCCAGGTGGGAGTCTCAAAACCGGTCATCGCACCAGGAGTAAGGTAGGGACCATCGCCACCCAACTGAATGACTTCCGATACTCCTTTAGCGTAATCGACCCATGTATTAGTGTAATTCACCGGGGTCCACGTCGCATCGAACCCTGTTTTCCCAGTAGGGTAAGCATCGGGCTCGTTACCTATCTCCAAACCATCGAGACGGACATTGGCAGTCAAATTAGCCCGGTCCCCTTGGAAAGCTTCGGCGACGAGCTTCGCCTGCGCAATAGTCTCGGTGCGGTTGAGACTTGCGAGATTGATACCCCATTGGAAAGTTGTACCAGCAGGAAGATTACCGGAAAGTACGTAAAAGTCACGACCAATGGAGATGTGATTTGCTTCAGGAACCGGTACCTCTGCGGAAGGCGCGGGGAAAGTGGCATTCATCACCTCAAAGGACAAGTCGATCGTCGCACGGTCTTCGGAGTCGGCTGTGCGAAGTCAGTATAGCCCCATGCAGCACGGATGGGAGACATGGTGGTGTGGAAGTCGTGgcaaaaaagaaaggaaTGCAAGAAATGTCATAAGTTACTCACCTCCGACCCTGAAGTAGGGCATTGCGCCGGTACGTTCTCCCAAATTGGTGAGTACCTGATTGACATACTGGTTTGGTTCTCCGACTTTTTGCCCCGCCCAATCTGGCCATCGATCCATCTCAATTGAAAAGGCAGCCAAGTTCGGGGAAAGTGGCTGGGCCCATAAGGGTTGGCTGTTAGGGATCTGAACCGAAGCTTGGGTAACATTACCCGCGGCAGAGTCATCACGGATGGTGTGCAAAGCACGTACTACCGAGTGTGCAACGTCGAGAGGGATACGCATTGTTTGTTGCTTGGACTTGGGCTTGGAGAAGCGTGGGGTCCCCCAAACTCATGGCTTGACACTTGTTTATATAGTTTCCTTGACATAAGGTAGCGTTGTGCGGCGGTGGGGGGGGTCGATAATTTGTTGTAAGCAAACCCGCGTACACTGTAGAGGATCGCTACCGGCAGCGCCTCCGATGTCAACGAGGTCATCTGAAGACAACATAGCTAGTTTCCTTCGATTTGCCGCACCCGTTGCTCAGTTCAAGAATGCCTGTGATAGGTTTTTGGCTAGTCAATACCATAGATCAACTACCGGCAGCGCCTCCGATGTCAACGAGGTCATCTGAAGACAACATAGCTAGTTTCCTTCGATTTGCCGCAGCCGCTGCTCAGTTCAAGAATGCCTGTGGTAGGTTTTGGCTAGTCAATATCGTAGGTCGACTACCGGCAGCGCCTCCGATGTCAACCATCAAGCGACAATATGCTCTATATTCCTTCCATCTGCCTTACCTATTAGGTGACTCACGGATGGCTGTTGCCGGTTTTGGCAAATGGACAGCTGATCTATGCAGTCCTGTACACCACGTTCACACTATGATAGCATAGTTGAGTGAATGATATTTCGAGAATCGGAACATCTGTCCGAAATCATGCAACCGTTCTGTGCCTTAAATAGATCCATTATCACCATTATCATGGGTTTTCATTGCACCAACAGTGTTTCTACTCATGATAGGTCATTAACACGATCGGCGGCCGACAGATTTCTAAAGATAGAATGTCAATCATTCAGTTAGCACTGGCGTCTGCTGTGTCATGTGAATGATAATAATTAAACTGACATTTTGCGAACAGGTAGTACAAGCAGTGGTCGATACTCATTATAGCACGGACCGGTTTCTGAATGCTTTGTAAGAGGCAACAGAGTCACTTGGGAGCTACGGCTTTGTTGTTCTATCGGCCACGCTAATCTCTGATTGACTACTGATCGATCGTCTTCCTCGTCGTCAAAGGGTGCAATTGCAAGATTTGAGGTTGGAAGTATTGTAGAAAGTGTTGCATGTAATATCAGTCGACCAGAGGATGGGAATATTATATATCTAGAAGAATCGTAACTGCCATGCGCGACCATCATTTCGCTCTTGCATGCGAAACAAGCCTTCATCACCACTCACCATGCTGTCTTCGGATCCGTCCGGAACGGCCAAAGCGCTGTAAGAGCCCTATGTTCTGTGCACATATAAATTATTAGGCCACTATTGAAGTCTTGATCCAGAAAGGAGTAGTTTGTGTTAGCTTTTTGCCCATTGCCTATTCCATTACTATAATCGATAATCTAAGGATTTTGCGAGAGACGCTGCTGTGAAGGGAATCGATCTAACGCATCTGATGATGACATTTGCATGATGACGAGCTAGCTCATTTCCGCGGTGCGGACCGGAACTACCAACGAAACCATTAACAATCGTGCCTGTTCATATTGGTTCAGCAATTATCAGGGCAATCTTTTCCAGCCCAGCCACGCTCCAACGCACTGTATCAGTATTCTACCATTCAGTTTTTTTCTGCCCAACAGAGACCTACTTCAGTTCATGGCTGCAAAGTCATCTTTGTGGAAGGAATGCCCAGAGTTAGCTAAAAAACCTGGGGTGGTAAAGCCCAAGAGACCATAGCTGTCGATGGCAGCGTCAGGAGCAAGTACACAAAACAGAGCTCAATAATAATTTACCCTAGTCGACTGACAGCCTTACCAACAACAAGGGTTGTAGGAGAAGTATTAGCGACCATGGTGCCCAAGTACGTAAGTATAGTCTGAGCGTGATCGCAGTGATCGGTCGGTCTGGGATCGCTGTTTGAACGACTCTTTGTCCTTCTTGTCTTCCCTAGATAATATTAAATATATCGCCGAACCTCAGCGTTGACATTAGATGAAGGATGTAAATACCGGATGTGAACAAAGATCCAAGGAGACCTTCATCTTACTTCGTCAGGACGCAATGTCGGCGGGGGTCATGATGGAAAAAAGACTACTGACTGGGAGGATATGTATATAGTCAAATAGCAGGCTAGTTGGGTTTGCCTACTGTAATGCCCATCAAGCTCACAACTGTCCATAGTTAGAAGTCGCAAAGTTGCATCATGCTAATACTGTATGTATCCCAAATGCGAAATGCTGCAATAAATCCCTGATGTCTAATGAAAATTGTACCTAATAACACATATGAGCAAATCCATGACACTAGCGAAACCGCTCCCAAGACTCTAATGAAACAGCTCTGTTGGAGTAGATAAGGGGTACAAAATCAAGAGTAATCTACCGCAGTGCAATCAAGATATGGTACGTCGGCTAGAGATTATAGACTGGCGTAATGAAGTCGAGGGGATATTCATGGGGGTATAAATCCGATAGGGTAATGAATCTAGTGAAACAGTCGAATAGGCGTAGCCGTCACATGCTGAATTGATAGGAGTAATAAACATTGGGTGAAAAGCGATATCGCTACACTTGAGTGTCTTATTGTTTTCAAGTCTTTTATTTCTCTCATTCTATTTTTTCTTGGCCGTTAGGCGATCTAAGACATCCTCGGGAGAGGATCTCTCATAGGCACAGGGCTCATGGGGGATTCGTCGGCGTAATCCATATCTCTTGGTTGAGTTTCCCCTGCAACTCGGCGACGGGCGTCACGAATCATCTCGATGAGATGCTTTTGGTGAATAGGTTTGGTAAGGATGGTATCAGCTCCCGCCGCCATATACTCGTCCTATCAAGAGAGTTAGCGCAGGCGTTACTGGCAGCAGAACATTATTGAAGACCTACCTGATCCTCGCGCAAAGCGTTACCCGTACATCCAACGATATAGATTGGGCAGTTCATCTCCCGGACAGCTCTCGCCACTTCCACACCTGACATGAGAGGCATTTGACTGATTCATTGGCATTAACATTTACTCTTTGAAAGGCGACGAGGACGACGATACTCACTTGTCCAAAAAGACGATATCAAATTTGACTGATCCCTCTTTATTCTCAATCATATCTTTGATCATTTCCGATGCGATTTTGCCATTTTCGGCTGTGGTAACATGGTGTCCCAAACGAGTCAACATTCGCGACATGAGCATACGTGTGAGTCTACATAATGTTGTTAGCTTCGCTGTTCTTGGACGATCGATAGAACCAAAAAAACACTCACTTGTCATCATCCACCACCAAACTCGATAATGGCATCTCCGCAGGCGGGTCCTCCTTCGTCTCAGGCTGCCTTTGTACTCCACCAGCATTCAACATAATCTCCGCTGCCTGGCCGACCCCCATACCAAGCCCCATCCCAGCTACAGCGCGCTCACTTTCAAGTTTTTCCACGGCCAATGCTGCTCTACCCATTTCTTCGCTCCATTCGGAACTACGCCGTTCGCGAAGGGTCGTGTAGCTGATAGGTGAGAAGGGGTCAATGAATGGTTCTTGAGTCGTCGAGTGCGAGGATGTGGAAGGTGAATGAGGGACGCCACCTGCCGCGATGACTTCCTCTACAGACACTGCAATGATCATCAGTTTCCCTGTCTTTTATGGAACAGGTTATGGCAAGCACATACTTCTTGGTTCAACAGGTAAAAGAGGCATTGTACTATCTGTTGTCCCGATCGCAGGACGTTCAGAGTGGGCGCTTGTTTGACTGGGCCCCTTCTCCATAGTCGGACTCATCAATGACGCACCAGATATGATGCGCACCATCGCAGCAGGCCTCTTTGGCGGTACTTTTTCGTCATCCCCACCAACCCCCTCCCCTGTCGACGTAAGTATACCCGGGTTGGAACCTTGTGGGGTTTCAGTCCTTGAGCTCGAAGCAACAACGGTTGAGTTCGACGAGGAGGATAAAGGCATGGTTAATCCAAAAGACGGCTTTCCACCGCTCCCACTCGCCACGGGAACAGAAAGCGCCGGCGAGCCGCCACCCATACCCATACCCGTCATCTGATCACCTTTGCTGCTTCCTGGCCTCGCCTTGGGCGAAGGAGGTAAAGAGTAAGGCAATTCGAACCAGAACATACTCCCCTTGCCGAATTCACTCTCCACACCCAGTCGACCGCCAGAAAGCTTGACGATTTGTCGGACGAGGGCGAGACCGAGACCGGAGCCTTTCCCACCCTGTCGACGGCCGATTTCGGTTTGAACATAAGGTGAAAAGAGGTCGCCACTGATTTGGTATCAAAGTCAGTTGTAAGTTCATAATGgtcaaaaaaaaaagaaaaaacaCATACTCCACGACATCAGTCTTTTTCAATCCCACACCCGTATCATGTATCTCTACCCTAACCACGGCCTTTTgcaccttcttcttttcttcctccttaTCCCTCCCCGACTCTCTACTCAGCCTCTTTTGTTCTATAGTCACTGACCCCTTCTCCAGGTCCATAAGAACATGCGCATGTATCCCTTTGGCCGAATCAGAACGAGACCGCGGATGAGAAGGGACTGATTGGGAGTTTGCAGCGAATGAACGGCTAGGCATCCCGGAAAGCGCTTTTTCACTTTCTTCAATCTCTTGCTGCCGTTGCAGGTTGATAGCTGCTTGACGCAAAGGATCGTCGGGCTCAGTAGCTGGAGTGGGTTCCAAACGAGGGTAGAGAAGCTTGGTCACAATTCGGACGGAACCTTGATCAGTGAATTTGATACTGTTCGAAACAAGGTTACTGTACGATGTGTCAGTCAAATGTTTGGACAATTGTTTGACAAACGAATGAGCATAACATACCTAGCCACTTGTCTGAGACGCATCTCATCACCAACGAAGATCCCGCCAATTTTGTCAATATCTGGATCCAACTCGACGTCAAGCGATATACCAGTCATCTGAGCCTGGGTGCGGTGCGAAAGTGCAACCAGCTGGATGGATTTGTGGAAGTCGAATGGTTTCCTCGCTTGAGCAAACTGTGCTCTTCTCGTCAGCCCAATTTATTCCATGGGATGAAGCAACGGCAATAACTGACCTTTCCACTTTCCATTCTGTTGAAGCTCAGGACATCATTCAAAACCTTTTCCATCATCGACAGACTGCTAACCAAGCCATCGACCATCTCAGCCTGATCTTGCTGAACATTTTCAAAGACATTTTCGCCTTGAAGATTTTGGACGGCCAAAAGGGCAGTATTGAGCGGAACTCGGACTTCGTGGAAGACtaaagagaagaggagaatgagTTTGGTAACATGGCGTGAATGGAAAAAAGGGATGGACGTACTGTAAGAGACGAATCGCTTTTTGGAGTCGGCAGCTCTACGTTCCATGACCTGAGCAGATTGGGTCGCCCGATACTGGATTTTGAGCTGCTGTCGAAGAGCAAACATTTGTCGGTCACTATTTTCCCGTCAGTTTCAATGGTATTCTCCCCCTTTCATATATTAATGCACACCTTCTTTCCTTGAGGAAACTCGATCCAATAAGGAATGCGTGGAACAATGCAACTACTCTTGTCAGTTAACCATGTCATCTGTG includes these proteins:
- a CDS encoding Pyridoxal reductase, putative (Hypothetical Protein), coding for MVANTSPTTLVVGKTVSRLGTAVDSGANCWSTATFYGPASDPTANLKLIRAFFDKYPEYISKVVLIVKGGLDVKTWSPVKGDDISFFRNEIEQVKAILGDKELDVYCLARLSETAVEIIFTNMAQLIKEGSVKAIGVSEMSAASLEKAHKLTRSTRFAPSLSMRLKSPYSHTSPRSATPSPGAPPILSRSWLIPPLGKANSRGQAFYENQKLVDQVEEIAKKKGVTTGQLALAWILAQSEFAIPIPGSTNVGRIRENVSAINVKLDSEELEALNKLASAFEVQGARYPEAFQKYLVSF
- a CDS encoding Hypothetical Protein (Similar to TIGR gene model, INSD accession AAW45659.1), whose product is MRIPLDVAHSVVRALHTIRDDSAAGNVTQASVQIPNSQPLWAQPLSPNLAAFSIEMDRWPDWAGQKVGEPNQYVNQVLTNLGERTGAMPYFRVGADSEDRATIDLSFEVMNATFPAPSAEVPVPEANHISIGRDFYVLSGNLPAGTTFQWGINLASLNRTETIAQAKLVAEAFQGDRANLTANVRLDGLEIGNEPDAYPTGKTGFDATWTPVNYTNTWVDYAKGVSEVIQLGGDGPYLTPGAMTGFETPTWTPQSTIEAGILDNELRAVIKQYNQHVYSGAFGYGYPLTPVGGLMDKETVRTNVTTRTDGLSAVKSHGLQYVFRLTRSSHGQPGTSNTAEGALWAIDWMLQLASLGVERMHFHHGVGFRYNFFQPVATDAEFNDGLNLTDRAHILPAYHAALIVNEAIGTNGNSYVAEISTANDNVVAYGIWENEDLVRMVVTNTEVYTTDDEAAQQGRSKFEINLVGAEGRNATVKRLFAPQTTAMRGLTWAGQSFDTEDGKPTGQVTEESLNNGVLEIDASSAALICFK
- a CDS encoding Two-component sensor molecule, putative (Similar to TIGR gene model, INSD accession AAW40706.1), encoding MPAENVDNAALSPATPLASAMHSHIADDQMKANTKANSKSRTRFAPSRLSSVWRSLVSHLTPPSHPSTTSESALGSSLRNTTDNMYYEDGSAVRHLPLELLNPSAGTDGRHKRRGVSDTKNSGSRGGLRQRLRGSQANSNSRYGDDDDLSAKPSEPVSRIVVDNNFEHFTPAVPKSDSGYGSGRTPATNGTPGGGEIGDDEDEEGTRGLRSDGASTTQRRSSAAAQWIQRNVVVEWVTDRFWPNVKHFLDSSYPEPSKEHSFQKELWFTQKQGALASSLFFIINYALTVGLLPTPFSNFNWIAYFGIGGIFTLPVLPLIVLDWPRRHPRIWQPIIFCACWVFAYVLIVEMHLCGFFTDNNQCGSRNFLNLLGFAFGQPTLGLLTMKEDRGMAVAGASIWIILTGALTMTQKNSPKLFYRNIVFFALFHAFLIGSSFLKERSDRQMFALRQQLKIQYRATQSAQVMERRAADSKKRFVSYIFHEVRVPLNTALLAVQNLQGENVFENVQQDQAEMVDGLVSSLSMMEKVLNDVLSFNRMESGKFAQARKPFDFHKSIQLVALSHRTQAQMTGISLDVELDPDIDKIGGIFVGDEMRLRQVASNLVSNSIKFTDQGSVRIVTKLLYPRLEPTPATEPDDPLRQAAINLQRQQEIEESEKALSGMPSRSFAANSQSVPSHPRSRSDSAKGIHAHVLMDLEKGSVTIEQKRLSRESGRDKEEEKKKVQKAVVRVEIHDTGVGLKKTDVVDGDLFSPYVQTEIGRRQGGKGSGLGLALVRQIVKLSGGRLGVESEFGKGSMFWFELPYSLPPSPKARPGSSKGDQMTGMGMGGGSPALSVPVASGSGGKPSFGLTMPLSSSSNSTVVASSSRTETPQGSNPGILTSTGEGVGGDDEKVPPKRPAAMVRIISGASLMSPTMEKGPSQTSAHSERPAIGTTDSTMPLLPVEPRMSVEEVIAAGGVPHSPSTSSHSTTQEPFIDPFSPISYTTLRERRSSEWSEEMGRAALAVEKLESERAVAGMGLGMGVGQAAEIMLNAGGVQRQPETKEDPPAEMPLSSLVVDDDKLTRMLMSRMLTRLGHHVTTAENGKIASEMIKDMIENKEGSVKFDIVFLDNQMPLMSGVEVARAVREMNCPIYIVGCTGNALREDQDEYMAAGADTILTKPIHQKHLIEMIRDARRRVAGETQPRDMDYADESPMSPVPMRDPLPRMS